The Candidatus Paceibacterota bacterium genome contains a region encoding:
- the murG gene encoding undecaprenyldiphospho-muramoylpentapeptide beta-N-acetylglucosaminyltransferase — translation MKILVTGGGTGGHITPILAVVSEIKKIAREKKIPEPEFMLITPDEYFKEAIELSGIKVRKIRAGKLRRYFDLKNFTDIYKIFVGIVQSLYFIRKFSPDVVFSKGGFASVPAVFASWLLGIPTVTHESDITPGLANRINSFFASKVLVSFDETQKYFKKDKAVLTGNPIREDISTGNVERGIKTFGLSDGFPTLLVFGGSQGARCINEAVLDSLEVLLSRFNVIHVCGKYNFAAVREAAGKKGVKGIERYKLYPFLYNEMKDAYAVSDMIVSRAGASSIAEIIEVGKPSIIIPLSTSANDHQAKNAGWLLKKGLAKVIYEKDLNGESLKNELFELFVNRSAMEEMRRNIVAYKSSLKGKAAENVARIILSIEEETR, via the coding sequence ATGAAGATATTAGTTACGGGCGGAGGAACGGGCGGGCATATTACTCCAATCCTGGCCGTCGTTTCAGAGATCAAAAAGATCGCGCGGGAGAAGAAAATTCCGGAGCCGGAATTCATGCTTATAACCCCGGATGAATATTTCAAGGAAGCGATCGAGTTGTCGGGCATAAAGGTCCGTAAGATCAGGGCGGGAAAGCTGAGAAGATACTTTGACTTGAAAAATTTCACTGATATATACAAGATATTCGTCGGAATAGTGCAGTCGTTGTATTTCATAAGGAAATTCAGTCCGGATGTTGTTTTCAGCAAGGGCGGATTTGCGAGCGTTCCGGCCGTGTTTGCGTCGTGGCTGCTCGGGATTCCGACAGTTACGCATGAGTCTGACATAACGCCGGGGCTTGCGAACAGGATCAATTCCTTTTTTGCTTCTAAGGTGCTGGTGTCTTTTGATGAGACTCAAAAATATTTCAAGAAAGACAAAGCTGTTCTCACGGGAAATCCCATAAGAGAAGATATTTCAACGGGGAACGTTGAACGAGGAATAAAGACTTTCGGCTTAAGCGATGGCTTTCCGACCCTGCTTGTGTTCGGAGGAAGCCAGGGAGCAAGGTGCATCAACGAAGCGGTCCTTGATTCTCTTGAGGTGTTACTTTCAAGATTCAATGTGATCCATGTGTGCGGGAAATATAATTTTGCCGCAGTAAGAGAAGCGGCCGGAAAAAAAGGAGTTAAGGGAATAGAAAGATACAAACTATATCCATTCCTTTATAATGAGATGAAGGATGCATATGCCGTTTCGGACATGATAGTTTCCAGGGCGGGAGCAAGCAGCATTGCGGAGATAATCGAGGTCGGAAAGCCAAGCATCATAATCCCGCTTTCGACTTCTGCGAACGATCACCAGGCAAAAAATGCCGGATGGCTTTTAAAAAAGGGCTTGGCAAAAGTTATTTACGAAAAAGATCTGAACGGAGAGAGTTTGAAAAACGAATTGTTCGAATTGTTTGTAAATAGATCTGCAATGGAAGAAATGCGGCGGAATATTGTTGCATACAAAAGCTCACTGAAGGGAAAAGCTGCAGAAAATGTTGCTAGGATAATTTTATCGATTGAAGAAGAAACACGGTGA
- the murA gene encoding UDP-N-acetylglucosamine 1-carboxyvinyltransferase: MEKFIINGARHLEGEIDVMGSKNATTPILSACLLTEEECIIDNVPVIADVLKMIDLLQSMGVEIEWLGEHKLRVKAGSNIDPEKMDFSIVGHMRSSILLLGSLLARFKKFKIRQPGGCIIGSRPVGVHFDALEALGAKITYDKGFYCLKAEKLVGRTIVLKEFSVTATENLLMAASLAEGKTTIKIAALEPHVQDLQRFLVKMGAKIKDVGVHTIEIHGVSKLHGADHTIIPDPIEAGTFAILAAATKSSLVINNVATGDLDLVIEKMREMGVRIETEENKLIIKPAHKLNAVKKIESRTYPGVPTDLQAPFGVLATQAEGTTLIHDTLYEGRMGYINELNKMGANAIICDPHRALISGPTPLYGQDITSFDLRAGATLIIAALLAEGQSTINKIEQIDRGYERIEERLQKIGADIRRIK; this comes from the coding sequence ATGGAAAAATTCATCATAAACGGAGCAAGGCATCTCGAGGGAGAGATCGACGTAATGGGATCAAAAAACGCGACCACGCCGATCTTGTCCGCATGCCTGCTCACCGAAGAAGAATGCATCATAGACAATGTTCCAGTAATAGCCGATGTCCTCAAAATGATCGACCTTTTGCAAAGCATGGGGGTTGAGATCGAATGGCTCGGAGAGCACAAGCTCCGCGTGAAAGCCGGAAGCAACATTGATCCGGAAAAAATGGATTTCTCGATCGTCGGACACATGAGATCTTCGATACTGCTCCTTGGAAGTCTGCTTGCACGATTCAAGAAATTCAAGATACGCCAGCCGGGCGGATGCATCATCGGCTCCCGGCCGGTCGGCGTGCACTTTGATGCGCTTGAAGCCCTGGGGGCGAAAATAACATACGACAAAGGCTTCTATTGCCTGAAGGCCGAGAAGCTTGTCGGAAGAACGATCGTCCTCAAGGAATTCTCCGTGACAGCGACCGAGAACCTCCTTATGGCCGCGTCGCTTGCCGAAGGAAAAACCACCATAAAGATCGCCGCTCTCGAACCCCATGTACAGGACCTCCAGAGATTTCTCGTAAAAATGGGCGCAAAGATAAAAGATGTCGGAGTGCATACGATCGAGATCCATGGCGTTTCAAAACTTCACGGCGCAGATCATACCATAATTCCCGATCCGATCGAGGCGGGCACTTTTGCGATCCTGGCAGCGGCTACGAAAAGCAGTCTGGTTATAAATAATGTTGCGACTGGCGATCTTGATCTAGTGATAGAAAAAATGAGAGAAATGGGAGTCAGGATAGAAACAGAGGAAAATAAGCTGATCATCAAGCCGGCACACAAGCTGAATGCTGTAAAGAAGATCGAATCAAGGACCTATCCGGGAGTTCCAACAGACCTTCAGGCGCCTTTTGGAGTTCTTGCGACCCAAGCCGAAGGAACGACGCTCATACATGACACGTTATACGAAGGACGCATGGGATATATAAACGAACTGAACAAAATGGGCGCCAATGCCATCATTTGCGATCCGCATCGGGCTCTCATCAGCGGTCCCACGCCTTTATACGGCCAGGACATCACAAGCTTCGACCTGCGCGCTGGCGCAACGCTCATCATTGCCGCTCTTCTTGCAGAAGGACAGAGCACGATCAACAAGATCGAACAGATCGACCGGGGCTATGAAAGGATCGAAGAAAGGCTCCAGAAGATCGGCGCGGATATCCGGAGGATCAAATAA
- a CDS encoding inositol monophosphatase family protein — protein MSEITLNFNKKRELARKLARIVAYAGKIINENKDEVVDTRTHKGHDESSIDAVARSAIIEGIEKYAPELEGKLQFELMPFNKQLIEIERDSKYSITLIMDEIDGSTNTKRAKASTLDCVPNAAVCIALCTGSTLKDLQIGVVYTLDTKEIFSGTRVEDNEFLTLRHKEMLYPGDIQKMRGDSKFRVLVIKYSNQKRVEIAEVEEALWEAKFKPYEGCRSSTMDIIGVIRNQNDAYIDVRALFPEECGARLQAYDVAAVIPIAIGAGLVVTDVFGEPIDKYGETDVITLVVARPDIHAKIIEAIRPVVEKICGKYPKN, from the coding sequence ATGTCCGAAATAACATTGAACTTTAACAAGAAAAGAGAATTGGCGAGGAAGCTCGCAAGGATCGTCGCATATGCGGGAAAGATCATAAACGAGAACAAGGATGAGGTCGTTGACACAAGAACGCACAAGGGCCATGACGAGTCTTCGATAGACGCGGTCGCGAGATCGGCCATAATCGAAGGCATCGAAAAATATGCTCCCGAACTCGAAGGAAAGCTTCAGTTCGAACTTATGCCTTTCAACAAGCAGCTCATCGAGATCGAAAGGGATTCCAAATACAGCATAACGCTTATCATGGATGAGATCGACGGATCGACGAACACAAAAAGGGCCAAGGCATCCACACTCGACTGTGTTCCGAACGCCGCAGTGTGCATCGCTCTTTGCACCGGATCGACCTTGAAGGACCTGCAGATCGGAGTTGTGTACACGCTCGACACCAAGGAAATATTTTCCGGAACAAGGGTCGAAGACAATGAGTTCCTGACGCTTAGGCACAAAGAAATGCTGTATCCCGGAGATATCCAGAAAATGAGAGGAGACAGCAAGTTCAGGGTTCTGGTCATCAAGTATTCAAATCAAAAGCGCGTAGAGATCGCCGAGGTCGAAGAGGCTCTGTGGGAAGCAAAATTCAAGCCCTATGAGGGGTGCAGGTCGAGCACGATGGACATTATTGGCGTGATAAGAAACCAGAATGATGCGTATATAGATGTCAGGGCTCTATTTCCCGAAGAATGTGGCGCAAGACTGCAGGCATATGACGTGGCTGCGGTGATCCCGATCGCGATCGGAGCGGGCCTGGTCGTGACAGACGTATTCGGAGAACCGATAGATAAATATGGAGAGACCGACGTGATCACGCTTGTTGTTGCAAGGCCGGATATCCATGCAAAAATAATCGAAGCGATCAGGCCGGTAGTCGAAAAAATATGCGGTAAATATCCCAAAAATTAA
- the glmS gene encoding glutamine--fructose-6-phosphate transaminase (isomerizing): MCGIAGYVGKVKASDFLIDALKRLEYRGYDSAGIAVIGRDGNSNCIKAVGKIANLEKKLKDLDFEHSVGIAHTRWATHGNPSEINAHPHSDCEGKIHVVHNGIIENYRVLRENLINEGHEFESETDTEVISHLIESHYDGNLEEAVLKSFNHVEGAYAIAVIAEGDPEKIVVIKKSSPLVIGIGKGENFIASDSSAIAGYTDKVIYLDDNELAVIKKDSYKIISTVNNVFIEKDECEIEMKVNDIQKGGYECFLLKEIFEGPEVIKNSTRGRIISGEGLVKLGGLEVLDQKRLRDIERIIMIACGTASYAGMVGEYMLEEYAGIPVEVELGSEFRYRKPILDSRTAVMAISQSGETADTLASLMEAKRKGVLTLGIVNTVGSTISRETEAGVYNHAGPEISVASTKAFVSQMAVLALLTVYLGRMRDMSYVTGERITSEITNLPGLMSRVFGQNDEIRALARKYSKYRNFLYLGRKYNYPIAKEGALKLKEVAQYIHAEGYAGGEMKHGPIAMIDENFPCLFIAPSDSVYEKMWSNMQEVKARNGKIIAIATEGNEEIRELADDVIYVPKTLEMLTPILAAIPLHLFAAYVGLELGCEVDRPRNLAKSVTVE; encoded by the coding sequence ATGTGCGGAATTGCAGGTTATGTGGGAAAGGTCAAAGCTTCGGATTTTTTGATAGATGCTTTGAAACGTCTTGAATATAGGGGATATGATTCTGCGGGGATCGCGGTGATTGGAAGAGACGGGAATTCAAATTGCATCAAGGCTGTCGGGAAGATCGCGAATCTCGAAAAAAAACTCAAGGATCTTGATTTCGAGCACAGCGTCGGGATCGCACACACCAGATGGGCCACGCACGGAAACCCCTCGGAAATAAATGCGCATCCCCACAGTGATTGCGAAGGCAAGATCCACGTGGTTCATAACGGGATCATCGAAAATTACAGGGTCTTGAGGGAGAACCTGATCAACGAGGGGCATGAGTTCGAGTCCGAAACGGATACAGAGGTCATCTCGCATCTCATTGAAAGTCACTATGATGGTAATTTGGAGGAAGCCGTCCTGAAGTCATTCAATCATGTCGAGGGCGCATATGCCATTGCGGTCATTGCGGAAGGCGATCCGGAAAAAATAGTTGTCATAAAAAAAAGCAGTCCGCTGGTGATCGGCATCGGAAAAGGAGAGAATTTCATCGCATCCGATTCATCGGCGATCGCGGGATATACGGACAAGGTCATATACCTTGATGACAACGAGCTTGCGGTCATAAAGAAAGACAGTTATAAGATAATTTCAACGGTCAATAACGTTTTTATTGAGAAGGATGAGTGCGAGATCGAGATGAAAGTGAATGACATCCAAAAAGGGGGATATGAGTGTTTTCTTCTGAAAGAAATATTCGAGGGTCCGGAGGTCATAAAAAATTCGACGCGAGGAAGGATAATTTCGGGGGAGGGCCTTGTAAAATTGGGCGGTCTTGAAGTTCTCGATCAGAAGCGGCTGCGCGATATCGAAAGGATCATCATGATCGCGTGCGGGACGGCAAGCTATGCGGGAATGGTGGGTGAATATATGCTTGAAGAATATGCGGGAATTCCCGTTGAAGTCGAGCTTGGAAGTGAATTCAGATACAGGAAGCCGATATTGGATTCAAGGACCGCAGTCATGGCCATAAGCCAGTCGGGAGAAACTGCCGACACGCTTGCTTCGCTTATGGAAGCGAAGAGGAAAGGCGTTCTGACATTGGGGATAGTGAATACTGTCGGAAGCACCATATCGCGGGAAACGGAAGCCGGAGTATATAATCATGCCGGTCCGGAGATATCGGTCGCATCAACGAAAGCGTTCGTTTCTCAGATGGCCGTGCTGGCCCTCCTGACCGTCTATCTTGGAAGGATGAGGGATATGTCGTATGTAACGGGCGAAAGGATCACTTCCGAGATCACGAACCTGCCGGGCTTGATGTCGAGGGTTTTCGGGCAGAATGACGAGATCAGGGCGCTGGCCAGAAAATATTCGAAATATAGGAATTTCCTGTATCTCGGAAGAAAATATAATTATCCGATTGCCAAAGAAGGCGCCTTGAAGCTCAAGGAGGTTGCGCAATACATCCATGCGGAAGGCTATGCCGGCGGGGAAATGAAACACGGGCCGATCGCCATGATCGACGAGAATTTTCCGTGCCTGTTCATCGCGCCGAGCGACAGCGTTTATGAAAAAATGTGGAGCAATATGCAGGAAGTGAAAGCCAGGAATGGCAAGATCATTGCCATCGCGACCGAAGGAAATGAGGAGATCAGAGAGCTCGCCGACGATGTGATCTATGTTCCGAAGACACTGGAGATGCTGACTCCGATCCTTGCGGCAATTCCGCTCCATCTTTTTGCGGCATATGTGGGGCTTGAGCTCGGATGCGAAGTAGACCGGCCGAGGAATCTCGCCAAAAGCGTCACGGTGGAGTGA
- a CDS encoding helix-turn-helix domain-containing protein → MIEEVLRQFGLREKEMKIYLALLKLGPSSVRKISQDSGINRGTSYDVLRDLIKIGLVSYHEKKSHQYFIPEDPAKMISILEERKDEITKLKEDLKKTVDELQAEYCKITSKPYVRYYDGYAGAKEILNDVLKTVQKTEDREYYVYSTESIREYIYKSFKDFSKKRIEKNIHVKVLAIGKGGELRGKDERKWIENAGKNAPNYIIIYGNKVAFISVNSENEPMGIIIDDKATSGMQRVIFNSIWTGIK, encoded by the coding sequence ATGATAGAAGAAGTTCTGCGCCAATTCGGCCTCAGAGAAAAAGAAATGAAGATATATCTTGCGCTTTTGAAGTTGGGTCCGTCTTCTGTCAGAAAAATATCTCAGGATTCCGGGATCAACCGCGGAACGAGTTATGATGTTCTGCGCGATCTCATCAAGATAGGCCTCGTGAGCTATCATGAAAAAAAAAGCCATCAATATTTCATTCCCGAGGATCCGGCGAAAATGATATCGATCTTGGAGGAAAGAAAAGATGAGATCACGAAACTGAAGGAAGATCTAAAAAAGACCGTTGACGAACTCCAGGCGGAATATTGCAAGATCACGTCGAAGCCATATGTGAGATATTACGATGGATATGCCGGAGCAAAAGAAATTCTGAATGACGTGCTGAAAACGGTGCAAAAGACCGAAGATAGGGAGTATTATGTATATAGCACTGAATCGATCAGGGAATACATATATAAATCGTTCAAAGATTTTTCGAAAAAGAGAATTGAAAAAAATATCCATGTAAAAGTTCTGGCAATCGGCAAGGGAGGAGAGCTTCGCGGAAAGGACGAAAGGAAATGGATCGAAAATGCGGGCAAGAATGCTCCGAACTATATCATCATATATGGAAACAAAGTCGCGTTCATCTCGGTCAATTCCGAGAATGAGCCCATGGGTATCATAATCGACGACAAAGCGACAAGCGGGATGCAAAGGGTCATTTTCAATTCGATCTGGACCGGTATAAAATAA
- the rnc gene encoding ribonuclease III, whose amino-acid sequence MEIEKLEEKISVSFKNKDLLRQALVHRSYLNENRDFELDHNERLEFLGDAVLELATTEFLYKNFSNPEGELTNFRAALVNSNMLSRIANELGLEEYLLMSRGEKKDTGKARQYILANSLEAIIGAIYIDQGYRKAKKFVSDNFLVKMEDVLDKKLYQDPKSKFQENSQEVVGTTPTYKVMKEWGPDHDKHFVIAVYLGDEKVAEGEGTSKQSAQMKAAEMGLKAKGWK is encoded by the coding sequence ATGGAAATTGAAAAATTGGAAGAAAAGATAAGCGTCAGTTTCAAAAACAAAGATCTCCTGAGGCAGGCTTTAGTTCACCGCTCTTATCTGAATGAGAACCGTGATTTCGAGCTTGATCACAATGAAAGACTGGAATTTCTCGGCGATGCTGTTCTTGAACTTGCAACGACCGAGTTTTTGTATAAGAATTTTTCGAATCCTGAAGGCGAGCTTACGAATTTCAGAGCTGCGCTCGTCAACAGCAATATGCTTTCGAGGATCGCAAATGAGCTGGGACTGGAAGAATATCTTCTGATGAGCAGAGGTGAGAAAAAAGACACGGGAAAAGCCAGGCAATATATACTTGCGAATTCACTGGAAGCCATAATCGGCGCGATCTATATTGACCAGGGATACAGGAAGGCAAAAAAGTTCGTGAGCGATAACTTTTTGGTGAAAATGGAAGATGTTCTGGATAAGAAGCTGTATCAGGACCCAAAAAGCAAATTTCAAGAGAATTCGCAGGAGGTGGTCGGAACGACTCCAACCTATAAAGTGATGAAAGAATGGGGTCCGGACCATGATAAGCATTTCGTCATCGCTGTTTATCTCGGAGATGAAAAAGTCGCCGAAGGCGAGGGGACGAGCAAGCAATCTGCGCAGATGAAAGCCGCGGAAATGGGGCTCAAGGCGAAAGGTTGGAAGTAG
- the nusB gene encoding transcription antitermination factor NusB: MSNRHLCRSIAMQSLYEWDFESSLIEEIEKGSKFQKAKLDKIVESNNGEYGSGNDESDFTTELIGGIFKNMKKIDTIIRRLAPEWPLEQVTIIDRNILRIGIFELMFNKREDVPPKVAINEAIELAKTFGGKSSGKFVNGVLGTLYKEIEDRSGKEEKAKEEPKKEETGPEKDEKK; this comes from the coding sequence ATGTCGAACAGACATTTGTGCAGATCGATCGCTATGCAAAGCTTGTATGAGTGGGATTTTGAAAGTTCCCTGATCGAAGAGATAGAGAAGGGATCGAAATTCCAAAAAGCAAAACTCGACAAGATCGTGGAAAGCAACAATGGCGAGTATGGTTCCGGAAACGATGAAAGCGATTTCACAACCGAGCTTATCGGCGGGATATTCAAAAACATGAAGAAAATAGATACGATCATAAGGCGCCTTGCTCCGGAATGGCCGCTTGAACAGGTTACGATCATAGACAGAAATATCCTGAGGATAGGGATTTTTGAGCTGATGTTCAACAAAAGGGAGGATGTGCCTCCGAAAGTCGCGATAAATGAAGCGATCGAACTTGCTAAAACATTCGGCGGGAAGTCCAGTGGCAAGTTTGTGAATGGTGTTCTGGGCACGTTGTATAAGGAAATAGAAGACAGGTCCGGAAAAGAAGAAAAGGCCAAAGAGGAGCCGAAAAAGGAAGAGACCGGTCCGGAGAAGGATGAAAAGAAATAG
- the rpmF gene encoding 50S ribosomal protein L32: MGTQKQKRTKAARNQRRSHHALKMIRSTKCEKCGKTIKPHRACSACGYYKGKPVIDVMKKLSPKERKKAVKAKAKEEKSAKNETAK; encoded by the coding sequence ATGGGTACACAGAAACAAAAGAGAACAAAGGCAGCAAGAAACCAGAGAAGATCGCATCATGCTTTGAAAATGATCAGATCGACAAAATGCGAAAAATGCGGAAAAACAATAAAACCGCACCGCGCATGTTCGGCGTGCGGATATTATAAAGGAAAACCTGTTATCGATGTCATGAAAAAACTTTCTCCGAAGGAAAGAAAGAAAGCAGTGAAGGCGAAAGCAAAAGAAGAAAAGAGCGCAAAGAACGAAACGGCAAAGTAG
- a CDS encoding ribonuclease HII, translating to MIIPDFSREEKLFNKGYRQIAGIDEVGRGPLAGPLVAAAVVFSHTAKISDLVKMGVRDSKLLTSKKREYLYEKIVEKCRDWSVSVIPEDVIDEINILQATLLAMRRAVESLKVKPDFLLIDGNFTIDDYPVSQLAVPKADQHIFSVSAASVLAKVTRDRILVDLDQKYPEYGFAKHKGYGTREHMEALKKHGPCIIHRKSFGPIDRIIKKFNGSGLAK from the coding sequence ATGATAATACCAGATTTTTCAAGAGAGGAGAAGCTGTTTAATAAGGGATATAGGCAAATTGCCGGAATAGACGAGGTCGGAAGGGGGCCGCTGGCAGGACCACTGGTGGCAGCAGCCGTAGTTTTCTCGCACACTGCCAAAATAAGCGATTTGGTCAAGATGGGAGTAAGGGATTCAAAACTTCTTACTTCAAAAAAAAGAGAATATCTTTATGAAAAGATCGTTGAAAAGTGCAGGGACTGGTCGGTAAGCGTTATTCCGGAGGATGTCATTGATGAGATAAACATACTTCAGGCAACGCTGCTTGCGATGAGGAGGGCAGTAGAATCTTTGAAGGTTAAGCCGGATTTTCTTCTTATTGACGGTAATTTTACGATAGATGACTATCCTGTGAGCCAGCTTGCGGTTCCGAAGGCGGATCAGCATATTTTTTCGGTGAGCGCGGCGTCAGTCTTGGCCAAGGTCACAAGGGACAGGATATTGGTCGATCTGGACCAGAAGTATCCTGAATATGGTTTTGCAAAACACAAGGGATATGGGACGCGGGAGCACATGGAGGCTTTAAAAAAGCATGGACCGTGCATAATACACAGAAAGTCCTTCGGTCCGATCGATAGGATAATAAAGAAATTCAACGGGTCAGGGCTTGCAAAATAA